Below is a window of Haloterrigena alkaliphila DNA.
GGATGAGGCCCACGTCGCGGAGAATACAGCACGCGACCACCTTGAACGACTTGTCGCCCTGAACGTCCTGCTGAAGACAGAACGCGACGATGGCGCGTTCTACTCCCCTGACCCGCTCTACACGCGGATACAAACGCTCCGAAACCTTCTCGAAGAGCATGACCGCGACGGGCTGATCGATCTGAAGATTGAGTTACAGTCCAAAATCGAAGACTGGGAAACTGACTATAACGCGGACTCGCCCGACGAACTCCGTACTCATTCCGCAGAGACGGAAACCGCTTCGCAGACGCGAGATCTCAAGAAAACCGCGAGTAACTGGGAACTCGCACTCTATCGTCTCTCAGTCCTTGAGGACGCGATCGAAAACTACGAAACGTACACCACGGACTTTCGGGCATCTACGTAGCGCCAGCAAATTGGCTGACTCATACAATTCATCTGAATCGATACCGAATGAACCGTTCTCCCACTGGAGTTCAACGGCTTTCTGAACCAGCACGCAGACACAGACCTTCAATCGGTGCAGCAGGTTGAGGTCTATCAGATCTTTCTAGACTATACTGATGGGGAACTGGAGCAAGAGACGACCTGCTTGAGCATCTTGATACCGCGACGGAGAAGGACCTTGAGGAGGTGATAGACACGTTCAGTGAACAAGGGTTGACGTCCCGATATCTCTCCGAGAAGGAGACCCCCCTTTCTTGATCAAAGATAGCGACGGTGTCCGTGAACAGATCGAACAGGAGATGAAGAACCAGCTCAAACTCGACTGAGACCGGGTTTTCTGGACGAATCAACCGTCCATGACCGATCACTGTTGTTCCGGCCACTCTTGACTACGGGCACTCCGTGGATACTGATATAACGGTTTGAGCGGTAGACCTATCCTATTACAGGAATTACTTCTACAGTATAAAGTCGAGGTTTGCAACCATTCGTGTTCAACCAGAAAATCACCAGAACACAGGTAGCTATTATCGCGGTGGCAGCCATGCTGGTCCTTGCAGGATGCAGCACTGGGACCGGGGGAGAACCCACGGCAGTACCGGCCCCAATGGAGAACAAATCCGGTGAAACGATCGATCTGGAGTATGGGCCGGAGAACGGGCAGAACCTGACGGAGTACAGTAACGACCTCGGTCCCGATGCGGCCGGACTGACCCGTTCGGAGCGAAAGCAGATTGAGGACATGGTCGGCGGATTCTATGATGATCTGCCGGAGAACACGTCCGAACGACGGGATCTGTTCCTTGACACGGCGGACGAGCACTGCGCGTTTGAAGAAAACTACAGCAGCCGGGTGAACACGTCTGCGCTCGAGGAGAACGGGTCTGACATGGGTGACACGGTGCGGCGGATGCATTACGGGGCGCAGATCGGGAACGAGTTCGATAGCCAGGTCCCGGTCGAACCGTTTGCAGACATCCGCAGCGAGACCGGTGATGTAACGAAGTATGCACCGTTGCTCGGGAGTTACAACCAGATGAGTGAAGCAGCGTGCGCTGCTTCCGAGGATCGGACTGATGCGGCGATCCAGGACTACCAGTTCGCCACGTTGATGTTCGGTGTGGACGCTATGCTGATATCAACGGGAGCGTTCTACCAGCCGGCGTTCGCTGGAACACGGTTCACGGCGAACAAGGCCAGTCAACTGGGACTGTACCGGTTACGGTACGTATGTGGTGATCGGTGCTGGGCCTTGGCGATGAGCGAGGTCCATGTGACGCTCCGTGGGTCGATGGTGTCCGGGACGTCGAACCTGCTGCGGCAGGCCGAGGAGATGGATGCAGACCTGAACCGGGAGGATCTGGAAGCGATAGCGGAGGAGCACGATACCGACGTGGATAGTATGCTGGAGGACGTGGATTCGTCGACTGCGTCTGATGTACTGGATTCGGTGTCCGATGACGCGACAGCGTGTCGTGATGCCGTACTCGAATCAGGTGATGGAGGGAGTAGCGGTGACGGTGGCGATGGCGGGATCTTCGGCGGTGACGGGATTGACAAAGATGATATCGTTGAGAAAGGCGAAGATGCGCTGAACAAGTCGGCACAGGCAGTTGAGGACTGTCGTGATGCAGGTGGATAGCGGCTAGCGTTTTGCGTTATGACTCGATTCTGTCGACGATCAAATCCTCTCGCTCTTTGCGGACCAGATTGATCACGTCTTCCAGCTCGGTTGGTAGGTCGCCTGATGCTGTTGCGTCAAATCCGTGGTGGGTGGCGACCAGACGGAAGCGGACTTCGTCGTCTTCTTCGTAGATTCGTAGGGCATGGTGTGGGCCGAACGTCACGGAGATTTCTTGAAGCTGTCCTTCGTCTCCGGATTGAACTTCGACATCTCGGATTCCTTCTGGCATCGGTGGGTTCTCCGGTTTGTGGTCCACCGTATCATGGCAAATAGATAGGGGTGGTCACGATATTACAGGGAACAGGGGCGGCCTAGTTCTGGGAGACGTACCTCTCGGTTTTCATCTGAAGCCGATATGCACGGCGCTGTTCGTCTGTTTCTGCCTCGGCTCTGGTTTCGAAGTCAGTTACTTCGAGGAGTCGCCGTGGTTTGTACAGGTTGGTGAACCGGGCACCGCCACTGGCCCGTCCCTCATAGTGCTGTTGCATGCGCTGAGGAAATTGGTCGCTGCGTCCTACGTAGAAGAGCCCTTTTGACTCATTGAGGAAGACTGCAGCGGATTCTCTTTCATCGGCGGGCTGGTAGCCATTGATGTGTTTTGCCTGTGTGTATCGACGGATCGCGGTGATGGCTTTTCGTTCGGCGTCCGGTGCGGGAGTACAATCGACTACGTAGACGATGTGATGGTTGCCGGGCGCTGGATTGATACCGCGTTCCTTGAGCAATGCTGCTGTGTCGGATTCGATAGTTCGGGAGAATCTGCAGAGGGTTGGGAAAGGTTGGTCGGGTACCGTCCGTTCAGGCAATTCGTTTTCTAGATCGCTGGGATCGATGTCTGGTGGGAGTGTCGTTGGTACGTGGTCGTAGTGTCGCCTGATGCCTTGGTCACTTGCTTTGATTGTGAGGATGATCCCGACGATGTATTTTCGTTCGAAGTCCAGGAGGGCTTTGTGGAGCGGCCAGCCGATTTGCTTGGTCATCAGCATATGTAACGCGGTTGCCCGCTTCTTTTTCGCGTTCCAGCTGTCGTCGTACGTTTCTTTGGTCTTAACGAGGGTTCGCCAGTCCTGCGTGGGATCGATACGTTCGAAGCAGGCGATGAGAAACTCATCTTTGAGGCTGGTTTCGTAGCTGCAGTCGTACCGATCGCCGAGGAGAGCATCCAGTTCTTCGAGGACGTCGTCTATTTCGGTGAAGTGGGGATTGAAATCGTAGTACTCTTCCCGGAAATCTGCCATGG
It encodes the following:
- a CDS encoding DUF7342 family protein → MTDQSPGVEAWKEHTTAFDRVQSVATTVSKPRPVSYIADEAHVAENTARDHLERLVALNVLLKTERDDGAFYSPDPLYTRIQTLRNLLEEHDRDGLIDLKIELQSKIEDWETDYNADSPDELRTHSAETETASQTRDLKKTASNWELALYRLSVLEDAIENYETYTTDFRAST
- a CDS encoding GIY-YIG nuclease family protein — encoded protein: MADFREEYYDFNPHFTEIDDVLEELDALLGDRYDCSYETSLKDEFLIACFERIDPTQDWRTLVKTKETYDDSWNAKKKRATALHMLMTKQIGWPLHKALLDFERKYIVGIILTIKASDQGIRRHYDHVPTTLPPDIDPSDLENELPERTVPDQPFPTLCRFSRTIESDTAALLKERGINPAPGNHHIVYVVDCTPAPDAERKAITAIRRYTQAKHINGYQPADERESAAVFLNESKGLFYVGRSDQFPQRMQQHYEGRASGGARFTNLYKPRRLLEVTDFETRAEAETDEQRRAYRLQMKTERYVSQN